A portion of the Pseudomonadota bacterium genome contains these proteins:
- a CDS encoding response regulator gives MPENKGAKRILIVEDSKDMREIYRTFFKNHSGEYAIEIEGDAQAALQRIKNTSPDLIVLDIIMEPMTGEAFLVHARHNKTTQDTPIVIVSVLSESILKGISRHKNLEFLQKPITEVQLMGAIKKKIG, from the coding sequence GTGCCGGAGAATAAAGGGGCCAAGCGCATCCTCATAGTCGAGGACAGCAAGGACATGCGGGAGATCTACCGCACCTTTTTCAAGAACCACTCGGGCGAGTACGCGATAGAGATCGAGGGCGACGCCCAGGCCGCGCTCCAGCGGATAAAGAACACGTCGCCGGACCTCATCGTGCTCGACATCATAATGGAGCCGATGACCGGCGAGGCGTTCCTCGTCCACGCAAGGCATAACAAAACCACACAGGACACGCCGATAGTGATCGTCAGCGTGCTCAGCGAGAGCATCCTGAAGGGCATCTCCCGTCACAAGAACCTTGAGTTCCTGCAGAAGCCCATCACCGAGGTCCAGCTCATGGGCGCCATCAAAAAGAAAATCGGCTGA